The genome window TCGCGAAGCTGACCCTGACCGCCGCCTTCAACGACCTCGCCTCCGTCCGGCGGCTGCTCGAGAAGAACCGGGGACAGGTCGCCGCCGTCCTGGTCGAGCCGATCCCCGGGAACATGGGGGTGATCCTCCCCGCTCCCGGCTTCCTCGACGGACTGCGGAAGCTCACGAGGAAGGCCGGGGCGCTGCTGGTCTTCGACGAGGTGATCTCGGGGTTCCGGGTGGCCTTCGGGGGGGCGCAGGAGCTCTACGGGACCCTGCCCGACCTGACGGTGCTGGGGAAGATCCTCGGCGGAGGGCTGCCGGTCGGCGCGTTCGGCGGGCGGCGGGAGGTGATGGACGCCCTGTCTCCGGTCGGACCCGTCTACCAGGCGGGCACCCTCTCCGGGAACCCGCTGGCGGTCGCCGCGGGGATCGCGGCCCTCACCGTGCTCGCGAAGAAGGGGACCTACCGGACGCTCGCGGAGAAGGCCGACTACCTCGGGGAAGGGATGCAGGGGGTCTTCTCGAAAGCGAAGGTGCCGACCTGGACGAACCGGGTGGGGTCGATGTGGACCACCTTCTTCCAGAACGGTCCGGTCACCGACTACCGGTCCGCCAGGCAAAGCGACACCGCCGCCTACGCCCGGTATTTCCACGGGATGCTCTCCCGCGGAGTCTACCTGGCCCCGTCGCAGTTCGAGGCCGGGTTCGTCTCGCTGGCCCACACCCGCAGGGAGCTCCACCGGACGATCGCGGCGGCGCGGCAGACGCTTCTCGAGGGCCGTCCGGGGCGCTCCCGGAAGCGGTGAGGGGGGCGGCCGGCGGGGCCCCCTTTTCCCGTTGACGGCCTCGCAACCGATATGGTAGAAGATCCGGGTTTCTCGTGACCGACAAGCAGGACCGAAAACTGTTCTTCCGGGAGCTGGGGCGGTACAGCGCCCTGGGCCTGGAGATGGCCGCGTCGGTCCTCATCGGCCTGGCGATCGGGTACTACCTGGACAAGTGGCTCGGAACCGGGCCGTGGCTCATGGTCCTCTGGATCGGGATCGGGTTCGCGGCCGGCGTCCGGAGCCTCTACCGCGCCGCCCTCCGGTCCGGGAAAGAACTCGAGGAAAACGGGAAGAACCGGGGAGAGCCCCGTGATCGATGACGGGCGCGGCCGGCCCGGGGAGCCGGGCAGTGCCGGCGATCCCTCCCCCGGGGCCGGGACCGAACGTGACGAGGTCCGGCTTCGGCCGCTCGAGACGAAGATCCTGATCTCCGCCGGAGTGATCCTCGCCGGGGTCGCGATCTCCGGCCGGTTCCGGATGCTGCCGGGCACGGCGGTCGGCGGGGCGGTTGCCTTCGCGAACTTCTTCCTGATCCGGAAGATCCTCGAGAAGGCGTTCTCCGGCGACGGGGCGGTCCGCAAAGGGTTCGTCGTCCAGTATGTGCTGAAGTTCCTCGGGCTGGGGGGTCTGGTCTACCTGATCGTGCGGTCCGGCCGGGTCGACGTCCTGGGATTTTTGCTCGGCTTCTCCGCGCTCTTTCTCGGGGTCCTGCTCGAGGGGCTTTCCCGGGCGGCCGGGGAGAAGTGATCGTTCGAACGGGGAGGGTTTCCGGAATGCGCAAAGGGTTTTGCGGGATCGGGTTGGTTCTGCTGACCCCGGCGGCCGCGATGGCGGCCGGCGGGCACGAGGTCTTTTCCTGGTTCAACCTCCTGGGCCTTCATGTCCCGCAGTACATGCTCTCCGCGATCATGATCGCGGTCCTGCTGGTCGCGCTGTCGCTGCTCACCTTCCGGGGGAAGAAGACCGACGAGATGGTGCTCCCGGAGCCCCGGTTCACGCTGCGCAACCTGCTCGAGATGATCCTCTCCTTCCTCGTGGGGATCGCCGAGGATATCCTCGGCCATCATGCGAAGAAGTACATGCCGCTTTTGGCCACCTGCTTCCTCTTCATCCTCTTCATGAACCTGCTCGGGCTGATCCCCGGATTCGTCCCCCCGACCGATCAGATGAACATCACCGTCGGGCTGGCGGTCGTCGTCTTCCTCTCCACCCACTACTACGGGGTGCGGGAGCACGGGGTGGCCTACTTCAAGCACTTCCTGGGGCCGGTCTGGTGGCTGGCCCCCATCATGCTGCCGATCGAGATCGTCTCCCACCTCGCCCGGCCGCTCTCCCTGTCGCTGCGTCTGTTCGGCAACATCACCGGCGACCACCTCGTGGTCGGGATCTTCCTCGGTCTCGTCCCCTTCGTGGTGCCGTCGATCTTCTACGGGCTCGGGGTGTTCGTCTCCTTCATGCAGGCGTTCATCTTCACGGTGCTCTCCATGATCTACATCGCGGGCGCGGTCGCCCACGAGGAGGAGCACTAGATCCGTCGAACCGGGCATCACCCCCTTCCGGCCGGGCGGAACCGTCCGGGGGGGTCATCACTACCTAAAGGGGGTACCGCATGTTCCGCAAAGCCTCATTCACCTTTCTGCTCGCACTGCTCTTCGTAGCAGTGGCTTCCGTGGCCTTCGCGGAGGAGGGGGCTGCCGCCGCAGCGGGTGGCAACTACAAGACCTTCATCGCGCTGGCTGCCGGGTTTGGCATAGCGATCGCATCCTTCGGGGGAGCGCTCGGCCAGGCCAAGGCCATCGCCGCCGGGCTGGAGGGGATCGCACGCAACCCTTCCGCCCAGAACAAGATCTTCATCCCGATGATCGTCGGACTCGCGCTGATCGAGTCGCTGGTCATCTACACCCTGGTCATCGCGTTCATCCTCGTCGGGAAGATGTAGGGACGACACGCGGACCGGGAGGGACCGAAGCTCTCGGAAAAGGGCCCCGCAGGGGGCCCTTTTTTTCATGATATCCGAACCATATCCGGTCCCCGGGGATGCTATGGTATCTTCGGAAACCGCAAGGGCCGGTTCGNNNNNNNNNNNNNNNNNNNNNNNNNNNNNNNNNNNNNNNNNNNNNNNNNNNNNNNNNNNNNNNNNNNNNNNNNNNNGCCGGGAAGCCGCCGGTCGAGGTGGCAACCCCTCCGGAGTTCAAGGGCCACGAGGGGATCTG of Deltaproteobacteria bacterium GWC2_65_14 contains these proteins:
- a CDS encoding glutamate-1-semialdehyde-2,1-aminomutase, which produces PLFIAKAKGSTITDADGNSFIDYVSSWGPMILGHSHPKVVSAIRRSAEKGTSYGAPTAGEVELARLIRKAFPSIEKVRLVSSGTEAAMSAVRLARGFTGRDKIIKFEGCYHGHADSMLVKAGSGALTFGQPDSPGVPKDLAKLTLTAAFNDLASVRRLLEKNRGQVAAVLVEPIPGNMGVILPAPGFLDGLRKLTRKAGALLVFDEVISGFRVAFGGAQELYGTLPDLTVLGKILGGGLPVGAFGGRREVMDALSPVGPVYQAGTLSGNPLAVAAGIAALTVLAKKGTYRTLAEKADYLGEGMQGVFSKAKVPTWTNRVGSMWTTFFQNGPVTDYRSARQSDTAAYARYFHGMLSRGVYLAPSQFEAGFVSLAHTRRELHRTIAAARQTLLEGRPGRSRKR
- a CDS encoding ATP synthase F0 subunit A, with the protein product MAAGGHEVFSWFNLLGLHVPQYMLSAIMIAVLLVALSLLTFRGKKTDEMVLPEPRFTLRNLLEMILSFLVGIAEDILGHHAKKYMPLLATCFLFILFMNLLGLIPGFVPPTDQMNITVGLAVVVFLSTHYYGVREHGVAYFKHFLGPVWWLAPIMLPIEIVSHLARPLSLSLRLFGNITGDHLVVGIFLGLVPFVVPSIFYGLGVFVSFMQAFIFTVLSMIYIAGAVAHEEEH